The DNA region ACCAAAATCATCGCCACCGCCATTGGCTATAACACCACCACAGCGAAACCTGTCGACAGCTGGCTGGCGTTGACCCTGCCGGAAAATAAAGGCCAGGTGGCGGTGCCGAGTCCGCTCTATTCCGGCGCGGCGCTCTATCACCTGCACACGCTGATCAACACGCCCTCGCTGGGTTGGCCGTTCTATCAGAAGCTGGCCGCCAACGATATTCACCCACAGGGCGGCAACGGCCCGGCGCTCAAGGCGGTGGCAGGCGGCACGGCAAAATATGGCATCATCACCGACGCCGAGCTGATTCGCGCGAAGAAGCAGGGCTCGCCGGTTGACGTGATCTATCCGCGTGAAGGCGTGTCATTTGTCACCGAGCCGGTCGCTATCCTTAAAGGCAACCATAATTTGCCCGCGGCCAAAGCCTTTGTCGATTTCATGCTTTCCGAGCGCGGTCAGCAGCTGGTCAGGGAGAAAGGCGATCGTCCGGTTGACGATCGTGTCACCGCCCCAGAAGGTTTTCCGCCGCTTGGGCAGATAAAACTGCTGCCGCTGGACAGCGACAAAGCGGTGGTGGAAGACAAGGCGGTGCGCGCTGAATTCACCGATCTGTTTGGGGGATAAGCGTGAGCCTGCTCTCAATGCTGCTGCCGCGAAAGCCCGCTGACTGGCGCGCTAAATTGCCCGGCAGCGAGCAGCTGATCCTCTGGTTTCTGGTGCTGGTCATTGCGCTGATTTCGATCGCCCCGCTGCTACGGCTGTTATGGGCGGCGTTAGCTCCGGAAGGCTCGCTGGATTTAACCCGTTTGCTGCGGCTGATTGCCAGCAGACGCGTCAGTGAAGCGGCGTTTAACACGCTGTGGATCGCCCTGGCGGCGACGCTCATCGCCGTGCTGCTTGGCCTGTTGGCCGCCTGGCTGGTGGCGCTGACCGACATGCCTGGAAAACAGAGCTGGGTGTTCGCGTTTATCCTGCCGCTGATGATTCCTCCACAGGTCACCGCGCTGGCGTGTATTCAGGCGATCTCGCCGAGCAGTCCGCTCTTCGATCTGTTGCGGGTAAGCGGGCTTGCGCCTGCTGCCGGTGAGCAACCGCTTTACTCGGCGGGCGGCATTGTGCTGCTGCTCGGCCTGCATGGCGCGCCGCTGGTTTTTCTGTCGGTGCGCGCCGGGCTGCGACGGGTGCCCGCAGAGCTGGTGGAAGCGGCTCGCATAACCGGCGCGTCGCCAGCTTACCTGCTGTTTTCGGTGATCCTGCCGCTGGCCCGTCCGGCGATCTTTGCCGGTGCTGCGCTGGCGTTTGTCGCCTCGGTCGGTAACTTTGGTATTCAGGCGATGTTAGGCATTCCCGGCCATGTACCCACGTTGATTACGCTGGTGTATCAACGGCTCAACAGCCTGGGACCCGATGCGCTGCCCGATATGGCAGTGTTGTCACTGCTGATCGCCGTAATGACGCTGACTGGCCTGATGGTCAGTCAGAAGCTGGGCGGCAGTCGCGACGTGCGCGTGGTTGGCACGCCACGTCATCATCAGCAGCCGCTGGGTCGCGGACGCATAGCGGTAACCATCGCAGCCTGGCTTTGGATGGCGATCACGTTGCTGCTGCCGCTTTCTGCCTTGCTGGGCACGTCACTTACCCGTGGATTTGGTCAGCCGTTAAGCTGGGCGACGTTAACGCTGGATAACTACGCCACCGCACTGTGGGGCTTTCCCGCTATCCGCAACGCCTTTTTTACCAGCCTATGGCTGACGCTGTTAACAGCCATCCTACTGACCCTGGCCGCGCTGTTTATGGCTTTTTGGATCAGCTGGCAGCGCACGCGGCTGGTGCGCCTGCTTCAACTCTCCAGCGAAATTGCCTGGTCCTTGCCGGGCATCGTCACCGGCATTGCCGCCATCCTTTTTTTTCTCAAGCCGCTGCCGCTGCTGAATATCAGCCTTTACGGCACGGTGTGGATCATTCTTGCCGCCTATCTCTCTAACTTCCTTGCGCTGGTATTACGGCCCACGCTGGCCGGTTTTGCGCAGATCGATCGGGCGCTGGATGAAGCCGCGCAGCTGGCAGGGGCCCATTTTTTACGGCGCATGTGGGATATTCTGCTGCCGCTGGCGGCGCCTTCGGCGATGGCAGGCGCGATCCTGGTGTTTCTCACCGCACTGAATGAAATTCAGGTGTCGGTGCTGCTGGTGACCGCCGATACCGAAACCCTGGGGCCGCTGATTATTGCGCTGGATGAAGGCGGGTCAGCGACGCTGGCCGCCGCTACCGGATGCCTGATGATAGCTGTCGTGCTGCTGTTTATGGGCCTGGCAACCCTGCTGTCATCGCGGCTGCCCGCAGGGGTGCTGCCGTGGCGCACATGACCAAATAACCCAGCGGCAGTCGGGAATAACGATCTCCGCTGCCGCTGCGTTTATTCCGTGCCCAGACGCGTGAAATTTCATCCCTGGTGTTGATTTGTGTTAAGGTGCGCGAAACACAAACAATGGATTTGTCATGACGCATTTGCAATGGTTCTTAAGTCTGGTGAAAAAACAGCAGCCCGGCATTAAATGTCCGGTATGTAAAATGTACTCCTGCCCGACGGAAAAGCAGAAATCCCAGGGACATACCATGCTCTGCCCCCATTGCAAGTCATTGTTTACTGAGAACTGTTAAGCTGATGCTTGTTGCGCTATCTCGCGGCGCAGTTGATGTTTCACTCTGATAAACTGTCGCGATATTCCAATCCGGTTCCCGGTTATTTTTATTTCCCGCTAATTTATCCCTGGTTTAATAATTAATTTCCACGCCCCTTTTTTTATTTAAGAAAACATCGCATTCAACGTGCTTTTTTATATATTTCTGCACCTGACCAGCCAGAACGCTTATTTTCAGACAATTCCTGAAATATTGACCATCACATTCAGCCTGCCTGCTGATAGTTGTACAAGGTTGTACAACTTTCTCCATCTGCCCTGCACCCGTTGCCCCCACTGGCCTCAGCCGCTCTCCTGTCGCATACGGCTTGTGCTGGCACAGTAGTTCAAAAACAGCCAACCAACTGATATATAACAGCTAGCACTTTTTGCCACATAAAACGCCCTGAACGAAACGCAAATAACTGTACAAGTTTCCTGATTCTGTATAACTTTGCCACATAACTTGATGAACAACTTTTAACCACAGAGGACTGACGCATGCGCCAGGACGGACAAAGAGCCTTACCTACTAACGATATGGCCCGTTACTTCAACAGCATCGCCCTGCCTTCACAGCAAGAAACGCTGGGTCGCATTGTGGTTGAAATCCTGCGCGCAGGTAAAAACCTCAATCGTAAATCTATCTGCACCAAACTGCTGCTGCGCCTTGAAGTTGCCAGCAGTGCAGAAGAAGAGAAGCACTATCAGGAACTGATCCGGATGCTGTTTGCTCGGGACGAATGATTTAAGGGGCGTTGGCTGCATAGATGGCCGACGTTGCGTTAACACTTTCTGACCTTGTTCAGCATCATGGGACGTTAACCGCCAGAGCCATTCTGCTCTGACGGTTAAGGCCCTGCCGACCTTTACAGGGACCTGTAATCACTGCGCATCCAACGAAGAGTGGAGGCGTAAATCGATTCAGGGGGAGCTGACATGAATAGAAGTGAAGACGACAAACTGGCGGATATTATGGTAGGCGAAGCGGTGCTGGCCTTGTTGAATAACGGTCGGCGCGTTTCGGCATCCACATTGCTTATGCAGCTGCAGCAAATTGCGACGCAGGAGTCTGATGAAGAGCGTCAGTCCGCCTGTTCGCGAGCCATTGTCGATGTGAATAACAGTATCAGTGCCAGCCATAACACTACGTCCGTAAACGTTCGCGACGGCAATAACGTCAGCCACGTTTTTAACAATGATGGCCCTGCCGACGACGCGAAAAAACATTAACCCCGACAACGTTTAACCGGGCTTTTCCCGGTAAGGAAAAAGCACATGCAGCAGCAGTCATCAGAAGCAGACATTCTCGAATACTTCAAAAGCAGCGGTGATCTTTACACCACT from Duffyella gerundensis includes:
- a CDS encoding ABC transporter permease, giving the protein MLLPRKPADWRAKLPGSEQLILWFLVLVIALISIAPLLRLLWAALAPEGSLDLTRLLRLIASRRVSEAAFNTLWIALAATLIAVLLGLLAAWLVALTDMPGKQSWVFAFILPLMIPPQVTALACIQAISPSSPLFDLLRVSGLAPAAGEQPLYSAGGIVLLLGLHGAPLVFLSVRAGLRRVPAELVEAARITGASPAYLLFSVILPLARPAIFAGAALAFVASVGNFGIQAMLGIPGHVPTLITLVYQRLNSLGPDALPDMAVLSLLIAVMTLTGLMVSQKLGGSRDVRVVGTPRHHQQPLGRGRIAVTIAAWLWMAITLLLPLSALLGTSLTRGFGQPLSWATLTLDNYATALWGFPAIRNAFFTSLWLTLLTAILLTLAALFMAFWISWQRTRLVRLLQLSSEIAWSLPGIVTGIAAILFFLKPLPLLNISLYGTVWIILAAYLSNFLALVLRPTLAGFAQIDRALDEAAQLAGAHFLRRMWDILLPLAAPSAMAGAILVFLTALNEIQVSVLLVTADTETLGPLIIALDEGGSATLAAATGCLMIAVVLLFMGLATLLSSRLPAGVLPWRT
- the ycgZ gene encoding regulatory protein YcgZ is translated as MRQDGQRALPTNDMARYFNSIALPSQQETLGRIVVEILRAGKNLNRKSICTKLLLRLEVASSAEEEKHYQELIRMLFARDE
- a CDS encoding ABC transporter substrate-binding protein — encoded protein: MYQARHTVFALLSAAAFGFIIPAQAADAPAGKLVIYTSQTPEIAQQTIDAFKQAQPNIDVSWTRNGTTQLMNILRTEQMSGGVKADVLLVADAINLGALKKEGALLAYDAAPVSHINPAFYDKDKAFFGTKIIATAIGYNTTTAKPVDSWLALTLPENKGQVAVPSPLYSGAALYHLHTLINTPSLGWPFYQKLAANDIHPQGGNGPALKAVAGGTAKYGIITDAELIRAKKQGSPVDVIYPREGVSFVTEPVAILKGNHNLPAAKAFVDFMLSERGQQLVREKGDRPVDDRVTAPEGFPPLGQIKLLPLDSDKAVVEDKAVRAEFTDLFGG